A region from the bacterium genome encodes:
- a CDS encoding glycosyl transferase, translating into MGTLLLSLVPWALFVLWTPALLRQRPRIAAYAPPAEDAAPLVSIIVPARNEAHNIAQCVSTLLDSAYARREIIVVDDGSVDGTGDIARALAERSDGAVQVIDGAPLPEGWFGKPWACWQGYRASRGEVLLFVDADARQEPELIGHAVGALEAERADLVTVLPRQRLRSFWERAVMPQLLLAIMMRYPSAGWVNRSRRPRDVIANGQFIMVRRSAYEEVGGHEAVRHEVAEDLRLAQHFVAQGKKLFLAHASELMETRMYRSLGEIVEGWTKNLALGGRHVVEPWLAPLAPWLAAAALLLFWCAPPLVLAAWPLGFVSGRAGVWAGGATALSLLGWAMAYAGLRVRPTNAPLYPLGAAIAAWIFVRSALRGGRVRWKGREYRVEGGSAVGR; encoded by the coding sequence ATGGGAACACTGCTCTTGTCCCTCGTCCCCTGGGCGCTGTTCGTGCTGTGGACGCCCGCGCTGCTGCGCCAGCGGCCGCGGATCGCCGCGTACGCGCCGCCGGCCGAGGATGCGGCGCCGTTGGTCTCGATCATCGTGCCCGCGCGCAACGAGGCGCACAACATCGCGCAATGCGTCTCGACGCTGCTGGACAGCGCGTACGCGCGGCGGGAGATCATCGTCGTGGACGACGGCAGCGTGGACGGCACGGGCGACATTGCCCGCGCCCTCGCCGAGCGCAGCGACGGCGCGGTGCAGGTGATCGACGGCGCGCCGCTGCCCGAGGGCTGGTTCGGCAAGCCGTGGGCGTGCTGGCAGGGCTACCGCGCATCGCGCGGCGAGGTGCTGCTGTTCGTGGACGCGGACGCGAGGCAGGAGCCGGAGCTGATCGGACACGCCGTCGGCGCGCTCGAAGCGGAACGCGCCGACCTCGTCACGGTGTTGCCGCGGCAGCGGCTCCGCTCGTTCTGGGAGCGTGCGGTGATGCCGCAGCTCCTGCTCGCCATCATGATGCGCTACCCGAGCGCGGGGTGGGTGAACCGGTCGCGGCGGCCGCGGGACGTGATCGCGAACGGCCAGTTCATCATGGTGCGGCGGAGCGCGTACGAGGAGGTGGGCGGGCACGAGGCGGTGCGCCACGAGGTGGCGGAGGACCTGCGGCTGGCGCAGCACTTCGTCGCCCAGGGGAAGAAGCTGTTCCTGGCCCACGCGAGCGAGCTCATGGAGACGCGCATGTACCGCTCGCTCGGCGAGATCGTCGAGGGCTGGACCAAGAACCTCGCCCTCGGCGGCCGGCACGTGGTGGAGCCGTGGCTGGCGCCGCTGGCGCCGTGGCTCGCCGCCGCGGCGCTACTGCTGTTCTGGTGCGCGCCGCCGCTCGTGCTGGCGGCGTGGCCGCTGGGGTTCGTGAGCGGCCGCGCCGGCGTGTGGGCCGGCGGGGCGACGGCGCTCTCGCTCCTCGGCTGGGCGATGGCGTATGCCGGCCTCCGGGTGCGGCCGACGAATGCGCCGCTCTACCCCCTCGGCGCCGCGATCGCCGCGTGGATCTTCGTCCGCAGCGCGCTGCGTGGCGGGCGGGTGCGCTGGAAGGGGCGGGAGTATCGGGTGGAAGGCGGGTCGGCCGTCGGCCGGTGA